In Dyadobacter subterraneus, a single genomic region encodes these proteins:
- a CDS encoding PAS domain S-box protein, giving the protein MNLLELDFERAKAKHILFKTRLRSMLYGAETDESSVTSHHECEVGKWIYNHALEKYGDIPEMHDLEKVHHKIHDCANELINLYKNGEVEKAREGLTSMEFIAGNLTTLLSVVEVKVNSNNNDQNENGISDQVSVNYKELLQLHEKLVELDERVKTEIENAAKAKKQEDNSESKFRNTMMQAPVGMIILRGRELIVEMANATYLEIVDKTEEDFVGKSLFDSLPEVKDRVNPILQGILTTGIPYYGNEFEVILRRSGIKETCYFNFVYQPLLETDGAIGGIIVVATEVTQQVKAKKALQQSETRFRNLVAQSQFAKAIFEGEDMVISLANEAMLKDLWKRELKDVQGKKLLDVFPELIDQKFPQILKDVYFNGITYRENEAMAFVETPEGPKIYYLDFQYAPIHEIDGSVSGVMVSVNNVTEKVEARQQVNDAVERLRLATEGTQLGTWDLNLKTRQVVYSPRLSELFGQPETKVLTHWDLRDQIYAEDKDIIEQAYKIAFKTGIYYYEARVEHPDHSLHWVRTQGKVIFDQDGKPHRMLGTMMDISKQKEAEKIIEESEKRYKDLIETLPVAVYTVDADGLVNLYNKAAVKLWGREPELGKDLWCGSYEMYTLDGEFLPHAECPMGPALREKRSLTAEAYVKRPDGTLRHVIANPQPIFDSAGNVTGALNVVIDITDRKEVEFALKTSEGKFRTLADSMPQFIWTADIEGNLNYFNRAVFDYSGLKFEQIQKDGWLQMVHPDDRGINIQLWSEAIGSGKEFVHEHRFRKFDGEYRWQLSRAIPQKDTDGVIQMWVGTSTDIHDSKLFIDELEAKVQQRTRELTVTNDELIRTNIELGQFAYVASHDLQEPLRKIQTFATRIMETEKNNLSDRGKDYFNRMQASSTRMQQLIVDLLAFSRANAVEKNFEHTDLNLLLQNVQEQLNESIQQKGAIITSTNLPSLNVIVYQFEQLFTNLITNSLKFVKNGVRPEINITAGIIAGRDLEYVEANPENDYHYLSFSDNGIGFDPQFKERIFQVFQRLHNKNSYEGTGIGLAICKKIVDNHLGIITAISNPDEGATFIIYIPVA; this is encoded by the coding sequence ATGAATTTACTTGAACTGGATTTCGAAAGAGCCAAGGCAAAACACATCTTATTTAAAACACGGCTCAGATCAATGCTATATGGCGCTGAGACAGATGAGTCTTCTGTTACAAGTCACCATGAATGTGAAGTTGGAAAATGGATATATAATCATGCACTCGAAAAGTACGGGGATATTCCGGAGATGCACGATCTTGAAAAAGTTCATCATAAAATTCATGACTGCGCCAACGAACTGATTAACCTTTATAAAAACGGAGAAGTTGAAAAAGCGCGTGAAGGATTAACATCCATGGAATTTATTGCGGGCAATCTTACCACATTATTGTCCGTCGTCGAGGTTAAAGTCAACTCAAATAATAATGATCAGAACGAAAACGGGATTTCGGATCAGGTTAGCGTAAATTACAAAGAACTTCTTCAATTGCACGAAAAGCTGGTAGAGCTTGATGAACGGGTAAAAACTGAAATCGAAAACGCCGCAAAGGCAAAAAAGCAGGAAGACAACAGCGAAAGCAAGTTTCGTAATACGATGATGCAGGCGCCTGTCGGTATGATCATATTACGCGGACGGGAGCTGATCGTCGAAATGGCAAATGCAACTTATCTTGAAATTGTAGATAAAACAGAAGAAGATTTTGTAGGAAAATCCTTATTTGATTCTCTTCCGGAGGTAAAAGACCGTGTAAATCCGATCCTGCAAGGTATACTGACAACCGGCATTCCCTATTACGGAAATGAGTTTGAAGTGATTTTGCGCCGTTCCGGTATTAAGGAAACCTGTTATTTTAATTTCGTTTACCAGCCGCTTCTTGAAACTGATGGAGCCATTGGCGGAATAATTGTGGTTGCAACAGAAGTAACTCAGCAGGTAAAGGCAAAAAAAGCCTTGCAGCAAAGTGAAACCAGATTTCGGAATCTTGTAGCACAATCACAATTTGCCAAAGCAATTTTTGAGGGTGAAGATATGGTGATCAGCCTTGCCAATGAAGCAATGCTGAAAGATCTATGGAAGCGTGAATTGAAAGATGTGCAGGGGAAAAAACTTCTGGATGTTTTTCCTGAACTGATAGACCAAAAATTTCCGCAGATTTTGAAGGACGTTTATTTTAACGGAATTACTTACCGTGAGAACGAAGCGATGGCTTTTGTAGAAACGCCGGAAGGGCCGAAAATATATTACCTTGATTTTCAATACGCTCCAATCCATGAAATTGACGGATCTGTTTCCGGTGTCATGGTTTCAGTTAATAATGTGACCGAAAAAGTTGAAGCCAGGCAACAGGTTAATGACGCGGTGGAAAGACTTAGACTTGCCACAGAGGGAACACAACTGGGAACCTGGGATCTGAATTTAAAAACCCGGCAAGTCGTTTATTCTCCAAGGTTAAGCGAATTGTTTGGACAGCCGGAAACCAAAGTTCTCACCCATTGGGACCTCCGCGACCAGATTTATGCTGAGGACAAAGATATTATTGAGCAGGCTTATAAAATAGCTTTCAAAACCGGGATTTACTATTATGAAGCCCGTGTGGAACATCCGGATCATTCTTTGCACTGGGTAAGAACTCAGGGTAAGGTAATTTTTGATCAGGATGGGAAACCGCATCGTATGCTTGGTACAATGATGGATATTTCGAAGCAAAAAGAAGCAGAGAAAATCATTGAAGAAAGTGAAAAACGATATAAGGATCTGATCGAAACGCTGCCTGTTGCGGTGTATACGGTTGATGCTGACGGCCTGGTGAATTTGTACAACAAAGCTGCGGTGAAGTTATGGGGCAGAGAGCCGGAATTAGGCAAAGATCTGTGGTGCGGATCTTATGAAATGTATACGCTGGATGGCGAATTCCTTCCGCATGCTGAATGCCCGATGGGACCGGCGTTGAGAGAGAAGCGTTCATTGACGGCAGAGGCTTATGTGAAACGACCGGATGGAACTTTGAGACATGTTATTGCAAATCCACAGCCGATTTTTGATAGTGCCGGAAATGTAACAGGCGCGCTTAATGTGGTTATTGATATTACCGATCGAAAAGAAGTTGAATTTGCTTTAAAAACGAGTGAAGGAAAATTCAGGACTTTGGCAGACTCGATGCCGCAGTTTATCTGGACAGCTGATATAGAGGGAAATCTTAATTATTTCAATCGGGCTGTTTTTGATTATTCAGGTTTAAAATTTGAACAAATTCAAAAAGATGGGTGGCTGCAAATGGTTCATCCGGATGATCGGGGAATAAATATTCAACTGTGGTCGGAAGCGATCGGTTCGGGAAAAGAATTTGTTCATGAGCATCGTTTCCGAAAATTTGATGGAGAATATCGCTGGCAGTTAAGTCGTGCTATTCCTCAAAAAGATACGGACGGCGTAATTCAGATGTGGGTTGGGACGAGCACGGATATTCACGACAGTAAATTGTTTATTGATGAACTGGAAGCCAAGGTTCAGCAGCGTACACGGGAGCTGACGGTCACAAATGATGAATTGATCCGTACAAATATTGAACTGGGGCAGTTTGCTTATGTAGCCAGTCACGATTTGCAGGAACCGTTACGTAAAATCCAGACGTTTGCGACAAGGATCATGGAAACTGAAAAGAATAATCTTTCGGATCGCGGCAAGGATTATTTTAACCGGATGCAGGCGTCTTCTACCCGGATGCAGCAGCTCATTGTTGATTTGCTGGCTTTTTCAAGAGCGAATGCGGTAGAAAAGAATTTTGAGCATACAGATCTTAATCTTTTATTGCAAAATGTACAAGAGCAGCTGAATGAAAGTATTCAGCAGAAAGGTGCTATCATCACTTCTACGAATTTGCCATCACTGAACGTAATTGTGTATCAGTTTGAACAATTATTTACAAACCTGATTACTAATTCACTAAAATTTGTGAAAAACGGTGTTCGTCCGGAAATCAACATCACTGCCGGAATTATTGCGGGAAGAGATTTGGAATATGTGGAAGCAAACCCGGAAAACGATTATCATTATCTTTCCTTTTCCGACAATGGAATTGGTTTTGATCCGCAATTCAAGGAAAGAATATTTCAGGTTTTCCAGCGTCTTCACAACAAAAACTCATACGAAGGAACAGGAATCGGCTTAGCGATATGTAAAAAAATTGTTGATAATCATCTTGGGATTATAACGGCAATCAGCAATCCGGATGAAGGAGCAACATTTATTATTTATATTCCTGTTGCTTAA